Proteins from a single region of Streptococcus mitis:
- a CDS encoding RNA-binding protein — protein sequence MNKMIYQHFSKNDSSFIDKGVEWIKKVEDSYSPFLTPFVNPHQEKILKVLASTNGISYMSSRQFLETEYVRVLLYPDYFEPEFSDFELSLQEIVYPNKFERLTHAKILGTVLNKLGIDRKLFGDILVNEERAQIIINRQFMLLFQNGITKIARLPVRLEERDFTEKIATVEDYQELDICIASSRLDVFLAGVLKLSRNQASQLIEKQAVQVNYHLVEKSDYAVQVGDLISVRKFGRLKLVRDNGQTKKDKKKLTVQLLLSK from the coding sequence ATGAATAAGATGATTTATCAACACTTTTCTAAGAATGATTCGTCTTTTATTGATAAGGGAGTAGAATGGATAAAAAAGGTAGAAGATTCTTATTCTCCTTTTTTAACACCCTTTGTAAATCCCCATCAAGAAAAGATTTTAAAGGTGCTAGCATCAACCAACGGCATCTCCTACATGAGCAGTCGGCAGTTTCTTGAAACTGAATATGTACGAGTTCTACTGTATCCTGATTATTTTGAGCCAGAATTCTCTGATTTTGAACTTTCCTTGCAAGAAATTGTCTACCCTAATAAGTTTGAACGCTTAACGCATGCAAAAATATTAGGGACTGTTTTAAACAAGCTGGGAATTGATAGGAAGCTATTTGGTGATATCTTAGTCAACGAAGAGAGGGCACAGATTATCATTAATCGACAGTTTATGCTCCTTTTTCAAAACGGCATTACGAAAATTGCTCGTTTACCGGTTCGTCTAGAAGAACGGGATTTTACTGAGAAAATTGCTACAGTAGAAGATTATCAAGAATTAGATATTTGTATTGCTAGTTCTAGATTAGATGTTTTTCTAGCAGGTGTCTTAAAGCTGTCTAGAAATCAGGCAAGTCAGTTAATTGAAAAACAGGCAGTCCAAGTTAATTACCATTTAGTTGAAAAATCAGATTATGCAGTTCAAGTTGGTGATTTGATTAGTGTGAGGAAATTTGGTCGATTGAAACTTGTTAGAGATAATGGGCAAACAAAAAAAGATAAAAAGAAATTAACGGTCCAATTATTATTAAGTAAGTGA
- a CDS encoding cell division protein SepF, giving the protein MSLKDRFDKFIDYFTEDGEDVSTAYQPKAEEPIVTSVPSVQELPQQAGSTPSKDKNITRLHARQQELAMQSQRSTDKVTIDVRYPRKYEDATDIVDLLAGNESILIDFQYMTEVQARRCLDYLDGARHVLAGNMKKVASTMYLLTPVDVVVNIEDIKIPDESQNGEFGFDMKRTRVR; this is encoded by the coding sequence ATGTCTTTAAAAGATAGATTTGATAAATTTATAGATTATTTTACAGAAGATGGAGAAGATGTTAGTACTGCATATCAGCCTAAAGCTGAAGAGCCGATTGTGACTTCAGTCCCTTCTGTTCAAGAGTTGCCTCAACAAGCTGGTAGCACGCCATCTAAAGATAAAAACATCACTCGTCTTCATGCCCGTCAACAAGAGTTGGCTATGCAAAGTCAACGTTCTACTGATAAGGTGACAATTGATGTTCGTTATCCACGTAAATACGAAGATGCCACAGATATTGTTGATTTATTAGCTGGTAACGAAAGTATTTTGATTGATTTCCAATATATGACAGAAGTTCAAGCACGTCGTTGTTTGGACTATCTGGATGGGGCGCGCCACGTTTTAGCTGGTAACATGAAAAAGGTAGCATCTACTATGTACCTGCTGACACCAGTTGATGTTGTCGTCAATATTGAAGATATCAAAATTCCAGATGAATCACAAAATGGTGAATTTGGCTTTGATATGAAACGTACGAGAGTAAGATAA
- a CDS encoding DivIVA domain-containing protein produces the protein MPITSLEIKDKTFGTRFRGFDPEEVEEFLEIVVRDYEDLVRSNHDKELHIKSLEERLSYFDEMKDSLSQSVLIAQDTAERVKQAAQDRSNNIIQQAEQDAQRLLEEAKYKANEILRQATDNAKKVAVETEELKNKSRVFHQRLKSTIESQLAIVESSDWEDILRPTATYLQTSDEAFKEVVGEVLGESVYSQPEEEPIDMTRQFTPEEMAELQARIEAGNRELAEFEAQQDHYVEEHLEPVEVEGPSSNEEDTNKESVLIL, from the coding sequence ATGCCAATTACATCATTAGAAATTAAAGATAAAACCTTTGGTACAAGATTTAGAGGTTTTGATCCAGAAGAAGTTGAAGAATTTCTTGAAATCGTTGTTCGTGATTATGAAGATTTAGTTCGAAGCAATCATGATAAAGAGTTGCATATCAAGAGCTTGGAAGAACGTTTGTCTTACTTTGATGAGATGAAAGATTCTTTGAGTCAATCAGTATTGATTGCTCAAGATACGGCAGAGCGTGTGAAACAAGCTGCTCAAGATCGTTCTAATAATATTATCCAACAGGCAGAGCAAGATGCCCAACGTTTGCTTGAAGAAGCAAAATATAAGGCTAATGAGATCTTGCGTCAAGCTACTGATAATGCTAAGAAAGTTGCTGTTGAGACTGAAGAATTGAAGAACAAAAGCCGTGTCTTCCACCAACGTCTCAAATCTACAATTGAGAGTCAGTTAGCAATTGTTGAATCATCAGATTGGGAAGATATTCTGCGCCCAACAGCTACCTATCTTCAGACAAGTGATGAAGCATTTAAAGAAGTTGTTGGTGAAGTTCTTGGTGAATCGGTATATTCACAACCAGAAGAAGAACCAATCGATATGACTCGTCAATTTACACCTGAAGAAATGGCTGAGTTACAAGCTCGAATTGAGGCTGGTAATAGAGAATTAGCTGAATTTGAAGCTCAACAAGATCATTATGTAGAAGAACATTTAGAGCCAGTTGAAGTCGAAGGCCCTTCATCGAATGAGGAAGATACAAATAAAGAATCTGTCCTAATCTTATAA
- a CDS encoding YggT family protein: protein MIFLIRFVQNAVDIYSLILIVFALMSWFPNAYESRLGRLIISLVKPIVAPLQRLPLQIAGLDLSVWIAVLLVHFLGEQLIRLLVIFL, encoded by the coding sequence ATGATCTTTCTCATTCGTTTTGTTCAAAATGCAGTGGATATCTATTCACTGATTTTAATCGTGTTTGCTCTGATGTCTTGGTTTCCCAATGCTTATGAATCACGTCTTGGACGCTTGATTATTAGTTTAGTGAAACCGATAGTAGCTCCCTTGCAACGTTTACCCCTCCAGATTGCAGGTCTTGATTTGTCTGTCTGGATTGCGGTATTACTAGTTCACTTCCTAGGGGAACAGTTGATTCGACTTTTAGTGATCTTTCTATGA